Proteins encoded by one window of uncultured Bacteroides sp.:
- a CDS encoding glycoside hydrolase family 3 C-terminal domain-containing protein — translation MKLKLIYAAMALTMGAASLKAQQVPAYLDQKQPIEVRVKDALSRMTLEEKVKLCSAQSKFSSHGVPRLGIPEIWMSDGPHGVREEILWDSWGNAEWTNDSCTAFPALICLAATWNPKMSAIYGKAVGEEARYRRKDVLLGPGVNIYRTPLNGRNFEYMGEDPYLASIMVVPYVKGVQSNGVSACVKHYALNNQEVWRGNIDVELSDRALNEIYLPAFKAAIVDGGSWSIMGSYNKVRGEHACHNDLLLNKILKGEWKFDGCVITDWGGAHDTKEAVLNGLDIEMGSYTNGLSSGKKFAYDDYYLASAYLKGLKDGTYPMSTIEDKASRILRLIFRTAMNSDRPWGSFTNEEHYTVARTVAQEGIVLLKNETDKKKGAILPLDARKYRSILVVGENAIRRLTEGGGSSVLKVKKEVSPLAGLQAKFGDKIKYTMGYASGKPVYDREIKPGFDTDSLRREAVRQAAEADLIIFVGGLNKNNFQDCENADRKSLALPFGQNELINDMLKVNKNIVMVLLSGNAVEMPWIKSIPSILQAWYLGSESGNAIADVLSGDVNPSGKLPFSFPVKLADNAAHSFGAISYPGDGVKEVYKEDILVGYRWHDTKKIPALFPFGHGLSYTQFKYGKAVADKKNISGSEELTITIPVKNIGKVKGKEVVQLYIGDEKCSVLRPVKELKAFQKIELAPGEEQTVSFKIGQDALKFFSETAHSWVAEPGTFKVYIGSSSTDIRSAVEFVLN, via the coding sequence ATGAAACTGAAATTAATTTATGCAGCAATGGCACTGACAATGGGTGCTGCTTCGTTAAAGGCTCAGCAAGTGCCTGCGTATCTCGACCAGAAACAACCTATTGAAGTGCGGGTAAAAGATGCGCTTTCACGTATGACACTGGAAGAGAAAGTAAAACTTTGCTCAGCGCAGTCCAAGTTTAGCAGTCACGGTGTGCCTCGTTTGGGAATTCCTGAGATATGGATGAGCGATGGTCCTCACGGTGTTCGCGAAGAAATTCTTTGGGATAGTTGGGGAAATGCCGAATGGACGAACGATTCCTGTACTGCTTTTCCTGCACTAATTTGTCTGGCTGCTACCTGGAACCCTAAGATGTCGGCTATTTATGGTAAAGCTGTTGGTGAAGAGGCGCGTTATCGTAGAAAAGATGTATTGTTGGGGCCTGGTGTAAATATTTACCGTACTCCGCTAAACGGTCGTAATTTTGAATATATGGGCGAAGATCCATATCTCGCCTCCATCATGGTAGTTCCTTATGTAAAAGGAGTACAATCTAATGGTGTTTCAGCTTGTGTGAAACATTATGCATTAAATAATCAGGAAGTTTGGCGTGGAAATATTGATGTAGAGTTAAGTGATCGTGCGCTTAATGAGATCTATCTTCCCGCATTTAAGGCTGCAATTGTTGATGGCGGAAGCTGGAGCATAATGGGCTCATATAATAAGGTGCGCGGAGAACACGCTTGTCACAACGATCTATTATTGAATAAAATCCTGAAAGGGGAATGGAAATTCGACGGATGTGTAATTACCGACTGGGGTGGGGCGCATGATACAAAGGAAGCTGTTCTTAACGGACTGGATATTGAAATGGGATCGTATACCAATGGCCTTAGTTCGGGCAAGAAGTTTGCGTATGATGATTACTATTTAGCATCAGCTTACCTGAAAGGATTAAAAGATGGCACTTATCCAATGAGTACTATTGAAGATAAAGCAAGTCGTATTCTTAGGTTGATTTTCCGTACAGCTATGAATAGTGATCGCCCTTGGGGATCTTTTACTAATGAAGAACATTATACTGTTGCACGTACTGTGGCTCAGGAAGGAATTGTTCTTTTAAAGAATGAAACAGATAAGAAAAAGGGCGCTATTCTTCCGTTGGATGCCAGAAAATACCGCTCAATTCTGGTGGTAGGAGAGAACGCAATCCGTCGTTTGACTGAAGGTGGAGGGTCTTCTGTCCTGAAGGTGAAGAAAGAAGTTTCTCCATTGGCCGGACTACAAGCTAAATTTGGCGATAAGATAAAATATACAATGGGATATGCATCGGGCAAACCAGTGTATGATCGTGAAATTAAACCGGGTTTCGATACAGATTCACTTCGTCGGGAAGCTGTAAGGCAGGCAGCCGAAGCTGATCTGATTATTTTTGTAGGTGGATTAAATAAGAATAATTTTCAGGATTGCGAGAATGCCGACCGTAAATCGTTGGCTCTTCCTTTCGGACAAAACGAATTAATAAACGATATGCTGAAAGTAAACAAGAATATCGTTATGGTTCTTTTAAGTGGAAATGCTGTTGAGATGCCTTGGATAAAGAGTATTCCAAGCATTTTGCAGGCATGGTATCTGGGTTCTGAATCAGGAAATGCCATTGCCGATGTACTTAGTGGAGATGTTAATCCAAGCGGAAAGCTGCCATTCTCATTCCCTGTAAAATTAGCCGATAATGCTGCACACTCATTTGGTGCTATATCTTATCCGGGAGATGGCGTTAAAGAAGTATACAAAGAAGATATTCTGGTAGGTTACCGTTGGCACGACACTAAAAAGATTCCGGCTCTTTTCCCATTTGGTCACGGATTGAGTTATACTCAGTTTAAATATGGAAAAGCTGTTGCCGATAAAAAGAATATTTCGGGTTCAGAGGAGTTAACTATTACTATTCCGGTGAAGAATATTGGAAAGGTGAAAGGCAAAGAAGTTGTTCAGCTTTATATTGGTGATGAAAAATGTAGTGTACTTCGTCCAGTGAAGGAGTTGAAGGCTTTTCAAAAGATAGAACTTGCTCCGGGAGAGGAACAAACTGTTTCATTTAAGATTGGACAAGATGCTCTTAAATTCTTTAGCGAAACGGCTCATAGTTGGGTGGCAGAACCGGGAACGTTTAAAGTTTATATTGGTTCATCTTCTACAGATATAAGATCAGCAGTAGAGTTCGTTTTGAATTAG
- a CDS encoding glycoside hydrolase family 2 TIM barrel-domain containing protein, whose translation MLLSVSGYGMTSRVISDFNKNWTFHLGEIPEAFSPGYKDNSWRKLNLPHDWAIEGEFSKDNPSGCGGGALPGGVGWYRKTFTLDPVNKGKKVFVDFDGVYMDAEVWINGTKLGKRPYGYISFRYDLTPYLKFGQKNVIAVRVDNSEQPNSRWYSGCGIYRNVWFTVADPVHVDQWGTYVTTPKVSKDEASIAIATQIKNDSKAEVTAELRSLILDNKGAELKRSVSTVKVAAGKAQEVKQNLELSRPELWTLQNPYLYKVVSQISVGGKVVDQYETPFGIRNFIFDEKKGFILNGVPTKINGVCMHHDLGCLGSAVNTRAIQRQLEILKNMGCNGIRCSHNPPAPELLNLCDRMGFIVMDESFDMWRKKKTSHDYSRYFNEWHERDLTDHILRDRNHPSIFMWSIGNEVLEQWTDANADTLDLQAANLLLNFKRDPKMLAQKGDSMSINSLLTLKLADMVKTLDPTRPITSGCNEPDPNNHLFRSNALDIIGFNYHESYFKDVYKNFPGKPFIVTESISALMTRGYYRMPSDSMYIWPVRWDIPFHDDSYSCSSYDNCHAPWGSTHEDTWRLVKNNDFISGMFIWTGFDYLGEPTPYDWPARSSYFGIVDLAGFPKDIYYMYQSEWTNKDVLHVFPHWNWKLGETVDVWAYYNHADEVELFLNGKSQGVKTKGKDDFHVMWRLKFTPGTIKVVSRKAGKVVLTKEIKTAGAPAQIVMTADRKRITANGKDLSFVTAEVRDKDGNLCPNADNLINFDLKGAGTIVGVDNGSSISGESFKTNFRKAFYGKCLVVIQSTENNGNITLKATSGKLRSNELLINTTK comes from the coding sequence ATGCTTTTATCTGTTTCTGGCTACGGTATGACATCCCGTGTTATATCAGACTTTAATAAAAACTGGACCTTCCATTTAGGCGAAATCCCCGAGGCTTTCTCGCCTGGTTACAAAGATAATTCGTGGCGGAAGCTGAACCTTCCTCACGATTGGGCGATTGAAGGAGAGTTTAGCAAAGACAATCCTTCCGGTTGTGGTGGTGGAGCTTTGCCTGGTGGAGTAGGCTGGTACCGGAAGACCTTTACTTTGGATCCAGTAAATAAAGGAAAAAAAGTGTTTGTTGATTTTGATGGTGTATATATGGATGCCGAAGTGTGGATTAACGGCACTAAGCTGGGAAAACGTCCTTATGGTTATATCTCTTTCCGGTATGACCTGACTCCTTACCTCAAGTTTGGACAGAAAAATGTGATTGCAGTTCGAGTGGATAATAGTGAGCAACCCAACTCTCGTTGGTATTCTGGTTGCGGAATTTACCGGAATGTGTGGTTTACTGTTGCAGATCCCGTGCATGTTGATCAGTGGGGAACATACGTTACTACTCCGAAAGTTTCTAAAGATGAAGCATCCATTGCCATTGCCACTCAAATAAAAAATGATTCAAAGGCTGAAGTTACTGCTGAACTTCGTTCACTGATTCTCGATAATAAAGGTGCGGAACTGAAGAGAAGTGTTTCCACTGTGAAAGTTGCAGCAGGTAAAGCGCAGGAGGTGAAACAAAACCTTGAACTATCCAGACCAGAATTATGGACACTGCAGAATCCTTATTTATATAAAGTAGTATCTCAAATAAGTGTAGGCGGAAAAGTGGTTGATCAGTATGAAACTCCTTTTGGAATTCGTAACTTTATATTTGATGAAAAAAAAGGATTTATCCTGAATGGTGTTCCTACTAAAATAAATGGAGTGTGTATGCATCACGATTTGGGCTGTCTGGGTTCGGCAGTTAATACCCGTGCTATCCAGCGTCAGTTGGAGATCCTGAAAAATATGGGTTGTAATGGCATTCGCTGTTCGCACAATCCTCCTGCTCCTGAACTACTAAATCTATGTGACCGTATGGGTTTTATTGTGATGGACGAATCATTTGATATGTGGCGCAAGAAAAAAACATCACACGACTATTCCCGTTACTTTAATGAGTGGCATGAGCGCGATTTAACAGATCATATTCTTCGTGACCGTAATCATCCTTCCATTTTTATGTGGAGCATTGGCAATGAAGTACTGGAACAGTGGACTGATGCTAATGCAGATACTCTGGATCTTCAGGCTGCCAATTTATTGCTTAACTTTAAACGTGATCCAAAAATGCTGGCACAAAAGGGAGACTCGATGAGTATAAACTCATTGCTTACCTTAAAGTTGGCCGATATGGTTAAAACACTTGATCCAACCCGCCCAATTACATCCGGTTGTAATGAGCCAGATCCTAATAATCACCTTTTCCGTTCTAATGCTTTGGATATTATTGGTTTTAATTATCATGAATCGTACTTTAAAGATGTGTACAAGAATTTCCCCGGTAAGCCTTTTATTGTAACGGAATCCATATCTGCATTGATGACTCGTGGTTATTACCGTATGCCAAGTGATAGTATGTATATCTGGCCAGTCCGTTGGGATATTCCTTTTCATGATGATTCTTATTCCTGTTCTTCGTATGACAATTGTCATGCTCCGTGGGGATCTACTCACGAAGATACCTGGAGATTGGTGAAGAACAATGATTTTATCAGCGGAATGTTTATCTGGACAGGATTTGATTACCTTGGAGAACCTACTCCTTACGATTGGCCTGCACGAAGTTCCTACTTTGGTATTGTAGATTTGGCCGGATTTCCGAAGGATATATATTATATGTATCAGTCCGAATGGACAAATAAAGATGTACTTCATGTCTTTCCTCATTGGAACTGGAAGCTGGGTGAAACAGTTGATGTGTGGGCTTACTATAATCATGCCGATGAAGTTGAACTCTTTCTCAATGGAAAATCACAAGGGGTTAAGACAAAAGGCAAAGATGACTTTCATGTGATGTGGCGTCTGAAGTTTACTCCCGGAACAATAAAGGTTGTCTCCCGTAAAGCCGGTAAGGTAGTTCTCACCAAAGAGATAAAAACAGCTGGTGCTCCTGCGCAGATTGTTATGACTGCCGATAGAAAACGGATTACTGCCAATGGTAAAGATCTTAGTTTTGTAACTGCAGAAGTAAGAGATAAAGATGGAAATCTTTGTCCTAATGCAGATAATCTGATTAATTTTGATCTGAAAGGAGCCGGAACTATTGTAGGAGTTGATAACGGTAGTTCGATAAGCGGTGAAAGCTTCAAGACTAATTTCCGTAAGGCTTTCTATGGAAAATGCCTTGTTGTGATTCAATCAACTGAAAATAATGGAAATATCACTCTGAAGGCAACTTCGGGTAAACTGAGAAGTAATGAATTACTTATTAATACAACAAAATAA
- a CDS encoding TIM-barrel domain-containing protein: MRNTSIYLLAGLLFMSCVKPEYEKTADGVIVKLEQKQSNDLKMVRLQVINDKTIHVSATPEDKFSEEKSLIILPQTGKTPSFLLENKNGTVVLSTKNLKAFVNLKTGEVNFADIKGNSILRENKGGGKSFTPIEVEGTKGYTMRQVFESPDDEAFYGLGQHQSDEFNYKGKNESLFQYNTKVSVPFVLSNKNYGILWDNYSLSKFGDDRDYAQLNQFKLFDANGKEGGLTATYVPDSRSGKATVTRTESTVDYEDIKTIKNLPDNFPFDGANVTYSGELEADQSGVYRFWLYYAGYTEVYINNVKVVQERWRTAWNPNNYKFTVHLEKGKRVPIRIEWKPDGGVSYLALKALSPVPDSQQNKLALYSEMGNEINYYFIKGKNMDEVISGYRKLTGKSQVMPKWAMGYWQSRERYKTQNELLGTLKEFRKREIPIDNIVLDWNYWPENAWGSHDFDLARFSDAKAMVDSVHQMNAKIMISVWPKFYVTTDNYKAFDKNGWMYQQAVKDSIKDWVGKGYVGSFYDAYSEGARKLFWKQMQDKLYKKGFDAWWMDASEPNVRDCTDMEYRKKLCGPTALGPSTKYFNTYALMNAQAIYEGQRGVDPDKRVFLLTRSGFAGLQRYSTATWSGDIGTRWEDMKAQISAGLNFSMAGIPYWTMDIGGFCVEKRYERGQRVFDKTGDENADLKEWRELNTRWYQFGSFAPLFRAHGQFPYREVYNIAPDNHPAYQSIVYYTKLRYSMMPYIYSLAGMTYFKDYTIMRALVMDFEKDTKVNNIGDQYMFGPSLMVCPVYQYGARTREVYFPETTGWYDFYTGKYVRGGQTLKVDAPYEKMPLYAHEGAIIPYGPNIQYTSEKPADHITLYIYGGQNGSFTLYEDEGDNYNYEKGKYATIEFSYDEVSKSLTIGDRKGEFKGMPKERSFNVVYVNKSTPKPFDLKIKGKAVKYNGLKQVIKL, encoded by the coding sequence ATGAGAAATACGTCTATTTATTTATTAGCAGGATTACTGTTTATGTCTTGTGTTAAACCTGAATATGAGAAAACAGCAGATGGGGTTATTGTAAAGCTGGAACAAAAACAAAGTAATGATCTGAAGATGGTTCGGTTGCAAGTGATAAATGATAAAACAATTCATGTATCAGCAACTCCCGAAGATAAATTTTCTGAAGAGAAGAGTCTTATCATTCTTCCTCAAACGGGTAAAACACCTTCTTTCCTACTGGAAAATAAAAATGGGACTGTAGTTCTTTCCACAAAAAACCTAAAAGCTTTTGTTAATCTGAAGACTGGTGAGGTTAACTTTGCTGATATAAAAGGCAACTCAATTCTCAGAGAAAATAAAGGTGGTGGTAAATCCTTTACTCCGATTGAAGTAGAGGGAACCAAGGGTTACACTATGCGCCAGGTTTTTGAATCTCCTGATGATGAAGCTTTCTACGGATTAGGTCAACACCAGTCTGATGAATTTAATTATAAAGGTAAGAATGAATCTCTTTTTCAGTATAACACGAAAGTGTCTGTGCCTTTTGTTCTCTCAAACAAGAACTATGGAATTTTATGGGATAACTATTCTTTGAGTAAATTTGGTGATGATCGTGATTATGCTCAATTGAATCAGTTTAAGCTTTTCGATGCAAACGGCAAAGAGGGAGGATTGACTGCTACTTATGTTCCGGATTCGAGATCAGGGAAAGCAACTGTGACCCGTACCGAATCTACTGTTGATTATGAGGATATTAAAACAATTAAGAATCTTCCGGATAATTTTCCGTTTGATGGCGCCAATGTAACTTACTCTGGTGAATTGGAAGCTGATCAAAGTGGAGTTTATCGTTTTTGGTTATACTATGCCGGTTATACAGAGGTCTATATTAATAATGTTAAGGTGGTGCAGGAACGCTGGCGTACAGCCTGGAATCCTAATAATTATAAGTTTACTGTTCATCTGGAAAAAGGCAAACGTGTTCCAATCCGGATTGAATGGAAGCCTGATGGCGGAGTTTCTTACCTTGCACTGAAGGCTTTGAGTCCTGTTCCTGATAGCCAACAAAACAAACTGGCTCTTTATAGTGAAATGGGCAATGAGATAAATTACTATTTCATCAAAGGCAAAAATATGGATGAGGTAATCAGCGGGTACCGCAAACTGACTGGTAAATCTCAGGTTATGCCCAAATGGGCGATGGGTTACTGGCAAAGTCGTGAACGTTACAAAACGCAGAATGAATTGTTGGGCACATTGAAAGAATTCCGTAAACGTGAAATTCCAATTGATAATATTGTTCTCGACTGGAACTACTGGCCCGAAAATGCATGGGGTAGCCATGATTTTGATTTGGCACGTTTCTCGGATGCAAAAGCGATGGTTGATTCTGTTCACCAAATGAATGCAAAAATCATGATTTCTGTTTGGCCGAAGTTCTATGTAACCACGGATAATTATAAGGCGTTCGACAAAAATGGATGGATGTATCAGCAAGCAGTCAAGGACAGTATTAAGGATTGGGTAGGTAAAGGATATGTAGGCTCATTCTATGACGCTTATTCTGAAGGGGCACGTAAACTCTTCTGGAAACAAATGCAGGATAAGCTCTATAAAAAAGGTTTTGATGCATGGTGGATGGATGCTTCTGAACCTAATGTACGCGACTGTACGGATATGGAATACCGAAAGAAACTGTGTGGCCCTACAGCTTTGGGCCCTTCAACTAAATATTTCAATACTTATGCCTTGATGAATGCTCAGGCAATCTATGAAGGACAAAGAGGCGTTGACCCTGACAAGCGTGTATTCCTTTTAACCCGTTCAGGATTTGCAGGATTGCAACGTTATTCTACTGCAACATGGAGTGGAGATATTGGGACCCGATGGGAAGATATGAAGGCACAAATTTCTGCCGGACTTAATTTCTCGATGGCTGGTATACCTTACTGGACTATGGATATTGGTGGATTCTGTGTGGAAAAAAGGTATGAAAGAGGTCAACGTGTGTTTGATAAGACCGGAGATGAGAATGCCGACCTGAAAGAGTGGCGTGAACTCAACACCCGCTGGTATCAGTTTGGTTCATTTGCTCCTTTGTTCCGGGCTCATGGTCAGTTTCCTTACCGCGAAGTATATAATATAGCCCCTGATAATCATCCTGCTTATCAGTCAATAGTATATTATACAAAACTGCGTTATAGCATGATGCCATACATTTATTCACTTGCTGGAATGACTTATTTCAAGGATTACACAATTATGCGTGCCTTGGTGATGGATTTTGAAAAGGATACTAAAGTAAATAATATAGGTGATCAGTATATGTTTGGTCCTTCGCTCATGGTTTGTCCGGTGTATCAATACGGAGCTCGTACCCGTGAAGTATATTTCCCTGAGACAACGGGATGGTATGATTTCTATACCGGAAAATATGTTCGTGGCGGACAAACTTTGAAAGTTGATGCTCCTTACGAGAAAATGCCTCTTTATGCTCACGAAGGAGCTATTATTCCTTACGGTCCAAATATTCAATATACAAGTGAAAAACCGGCAGATCATATTACCTTATATATATATGGTGGACAAAATGGCTCATTTACACTGTATGAAGACGAGGGTGATAATTATAATTATGAGAAAGGTAAATATGCTACTATTGAATTCTCTTATGATGAAGTCTCTAAGTCTCTGACTATTGGTGATCGTAAAGGTGAATTCAAAGGAATGCCTAAAGAACGTTCGTTCAATGTGGTATATGTGAACAAATCTACTCCGAAACCGTTCGATTTAAAAATTAAAGGTAAGGCGGTAAAATATAATGGCTTAAAGCAAGTTATTAAATTATAA
- a CDS encoding aldose epimerase family protein — MTNTSMPHNNLSGLKREDFQKTIDGKSTDLFILKNNKGVEIAVTNYGAVTLAIMTPDKNGNYSNVILGHDTIDKVINSPEPFLSTTIGRYGNRIAKGKFTLCGKEYTLATNNGPNSLHGGPKGFHAVVWDAKQINEQTLELKYTAQDGEEGFPGKLDVVMTYSLTDANEFLINYKAKTDKTTIVNLTNHGFFNLAGIANPTPTVLNNILTINADHYTPIDAVCIPFGEIAKVEGTPLDFRTPHVVGERINDKHQQIENGAGYDHCFVLNKKEAGELSFAVKCVEPNSGRFMEVYTTEPGVQLYSGNWLNGFSGAHGATFPARSAICFEAQLFPDTPNNPHFPSAVLNPGEEYTQTTIYKFGVEQ, encoded by the coding sequence ATGACAAACACTTCTATGCCTCACAATAACCTATCAGGGCTTAAGCGTGAGGACTTCCAAAAAACAATCGATGGTAAATCAACCGATTTATTCATTCTCAAAAATAATAAAGGTGTAGAAATAGCAGTAACAAACTATGGTGCAGTGACACTTGCAATAATGACTCCTGATAAAAACGGGAACTATTCAAATGTTATTTTGGGACATGACACTATTGATAAAGTTATAAATAGTCCGGAACCTTTTCTAAGCACCACTATCGGACGATATGGCAATAGAATTGCTAAAGGAAAATTCACTTTATGTGGCAAAGAATATACACTTGCTACAAATAACGGACCTAACTCTCTGCATGGAGGACCAAAAGGTTTTCACGCTGTAGTATGGGATGCCAAACAAATTAACGAGCAAACACTTGAACTGAAATATACAGCACAAGATGGCGAAGAAGGATTCCCGGGAAAGCTGGATGTGGTAATGACTTATTCATTAACTGATGCAAATGAGTTTTTAATAAACTATAAAGCTAAAACAGACAAAACCACAATCGTTAACTTAACCAATCACGGTTTCTTCAATCTTGCCGGCATAGCCAATCCCACCCCTACCGTTCTCAACAATATTCTTACTATTAACGCTGATCACTATACTCCTATTGATGCTGTATGTATCCCATTTGGTGAAATAGCCAAAGTAGAAGGAACACCTCTGGACTTCAGAACTCCTCATGTTGTAGGTGAACGTATCAACGATAAACATCAGCAAATCGAAAACGGAGCAGGATATGATCATTGCTTTGTACTAAACAAAAAAGAAGCAGGCGAACTTAGCTTTGCAGTGAAATGTGTTGAACCAAACAGCGGACGTTTCATGGAAGTATATACAACAGAACCAGGTGTACAACTTTACTCCGGCAATTGGCTAAATGGTTTCAGTGGAGCACATGGAGCTACTTTCCCAGCAAGAAGTGCTATATGTTTCGAAGCACAACTTTTCCCTGATACTCCTAATAATCCTCATTTCCCATCTGCAGTTCTTAATCCGGGAGAGGAATACACACAAACAACTATTTATAAGTTCGGAGTAGAACAATAA
- a CDS encoding MFS transporter — MSEKEQQSYLGPFITLVFLFFIVGFLTTANGQFQGPLKAAFLSNAGDLKNTFATLISFSWFLAYPLTGGIGSSWVTKYGYKGTLVRALLVMIIGLGIFFSSSWYTVQFPGSSIQIASANVPMGYFIFLLGSFVVGSAATILQVVINPYLTACYVKGTQAVQRLNIGGSSNSIGTTFAPFFVTGIVFGGLSMEEVQPSQLMVPFVALMVVIAVIVGVLTKLSLPDIQGTKTEVGEKLEKSVWSFSHLTLGVIAIFFYVGVEVAIGANINLYAIETQGKAGLSFFGMDSVGIFGIKFAIPALMATLYWGGMLIGRLVSSSLSNVSPRAQLAVTSVLAACFAIASMITDNPWLLAAVGLFHSVMWGAIFTLSVDKLGKYTSKASGVFMIGVVGGAIIPLLQGMLADALGGWRMTWFVVILGELFILYYALLGSKVKQSAE; from the coding sequence ATGTCTGAAAAAGAGCAACAAAGCTATCTAGGACCATTTATAACACTGGTCTTCTTATTCTTTATCGTCGGATTTCTAACGACAGCAAACGGTCAGTTTCAAGGACCTTTGAAAGCAGCATTTTTAAGTAACGCAGGAGACCTGAAAAATACTTTTGCTACACTTATTTCATTTTCTTGGTTTTTAGCATACCCACTTACAGGAGGAATCGGTTCTTCATGGGTTACAAAATATGGATATAAAGGTACACTGGTTCGTGCATTATTAGTAATGATCATTGGTTTGGGTATCTTTTTCTCATCATCCTGGTACACTGTACAGTTCCCTGGATCAAGCATACAGATTGCATCTGCAAATGTTCCAATGGGATACTTCATTTTCTTACTGGGCTCATTTGTTGTAGGTTCTGCCGCAACAATCCTGCAGGTGGTAATCAATCCTTATTTAACAGCATGTTATGTAAAAGGCACACAAGCCGTTCAACGTTTAAATATTGGTGGTTCATCTAACTCTATCGGTACTACTTTTGCCCCATTCTTCGTAACAGGTATTGTTTTTGGTGGTTTATCAATGGAAGAAGTTCAGCCAAGCCAGTTAATGGTACCATTTGTAGCATTAATGGTAGTAATTGCTGTTATCGTGGGTGTTCTTACAAAACTTTCTTTACCAGACATCCAGGGAACAAAGACAGAAGTCGGCGAAAAACTAGAAAAGAGCGTATGGTCATTCAGCCATTTAACATTAGGCGTTATTGCTATCTTCTTCTACGTTGGAGTTGAAGTAGCTATTGGTGCTAATATCAATCTTTATGCAATTGAAACACAAGGAAAAGCTGGATTATCATTCTTTGGAATGGATTCAGTTGGAATCTTTGGTATTAAATTTGCAATTCCTGCCCTAATGGCAACATTATACTGGGGAGGTATGCTTATAGGTCGTTTGGTTTCAAGTTCATTGAGCAATGTATCTCCACGAGCTCAGCTTGCTGTTACTTCTGTTCTTGCAGCATGTTTTGCCATAGCTTCAATGATTACCGATAATCCTTGGTTACTTGCAGCTGTTGGTTTATTCCACTCTGTAATGTGGGGAGCTATCTTTACTTTATCAGTTGACAAACTTGGCAAATACACATCAAAAGCATCAGGTGTTTTCATGATTGGTGTTGTTGGTGGAGCTATCATACCACTTTTACAAGGTATGCTTGCTGACGCATTAGGCGGATGGAGAATGACTTGGTTTGTGGTTATTTTAGGAGAATTATTTATCCTATATTACGCTTTACTTGGATCTAAAGTTAAGCAATCAGCAGAATAA